AAATAATCTGCTTCCACAAAAAAATCTCTGAACGGGTCGGTTTTATCATATAACCGGGCTTGCAGGCCATCTTCGTTTTGTGCAAAACTCACCAGGCTGGTACGCCATAAAACATCGTGACCAAGCATTTTAAGATCGGTATATAGCAGGTCTTCATTTTTAAACTGTTCGAAGGCCTGCAGGTTTGGGAAATCGGTAAGGCCCTGGCCGGCATTAGTTGTTTTCAGCGTGGCTTTTTCACGGCCATTCATAAATATCGAAAAACTATCTATAACCTGTCCCTCTTTTAAAACGGTATCGGCTAATCCCATTTGCCGGTAAATTTCCATACTACGGGCCGTAACCAGCATAGCCCGCGACTCGGCAACGGGCGCGGGCTTGCTATCAATAATAATAAAATTAATGTTAAGGCGGGCCAGTTGGCAGGCGGCCATCAGGCCGGTTGGCCCGGCACCAATAATAATTACCTGTGTTTGCACCAATGTTTGCTGTGCTTGTTTTTCATAACGTTTTGTAGGGCGCGGTAGTATTATCGCCAGTAGTTGTTGGCGGCTGCTATTACAGCAAATTCGGTAGCAACGGTTTGGCCAACGGCTATCAGCATGGCGGCATCTTCGGCATAAATGCCTCGTAATCTGCCGCGTACTTCGGCATCGGGTTGGGTTACTTTAATAATAAGCCTGGCCATTTTTATGGCAAGCTCGCGGCCTTCCTGCGGTGTTGCCGTGATCAGGGTGTTGCCGGGGATGAGTTCTACAGATTCAGACATGATGTTAGTTAATTTTAGGGGTATTAGATGGATATATGTTATTGACGATAGCTATTTAAATAGCCGGCTGCAGCAAGGTACCCTGTTTCCGGTAATCTGAAAAATTGGTACCCGTGGCGTTTTTAAAAAATTTGCTGAAATGTGCCAGATCGCAAAAACCCAGGTCATATGCTATCTGTTTCATGCAACTGTCGGGATACACAGCCTGCCGTTTGGCTTCGCTGGCCACGCGCTGGCGGATGTGATGGCCTGCCGACTGGCCTGTTAATTTTTTCACAACCTCATTAAGATAATTGGGCGTAACCGACAGTTGATCGGCATAATCAGACACCATTTTGTACTCACGGAAGTTTTTCTCAAGCAGGCCCGTAAAGTTTTGTAATATTTCGGTATTGCGTGACGGTTTTGCGGGCTGCGACACGGCCTCAAACTGGCGCGATAAATAAATCAGGAATATTTTGAAATAACGTTTTAAAATCTCGGCCCGGTATAAATTGTGCCTGCTGTATTCTTTCATCATTATTTCGGTAATATCCAGCATGTCTTCGGCCAGCTCGGCATCAATTGTAGTACTTTGCATCATGCTGAATAATTGATAAAAATGCCCGTAGGTAGTTTCGCGACCGTAATCATCGGCATCTAAAAATGAATCAGTAAACGAAATTACATAACCCTGCAAGCCCCCGCCAAAATTAAGATCGTGCAGTTGCCCTGGCTTTATGAGCAACAGTTGATTGATGCTGATACCCTGTTTTTGCAAATTGAGCCTGTAGTGGCCACTGCCGGCCGTGATCCATATCAGCATAAAATAATTGTTTGGGAGATCGATCCCATTATCCCGAACCGATTGGATTGTGTGAATTTTGAAAGGCAGACAACTGGCTGCTTTTTCAAAAGGTAGCGGCGCAAAATCGTTGAAGTGTTTCATGGTTGCTTATTTTAGGGCTGTTAAGCGTTTCGTGCTATTCCCAATATCGTGCCGTTTTTATAAAATACTGAATATTAGGAGTTTGTGATTTTTTTTAAATTAAATAGCTAACGAAATATCATTAAATACACTGTGGTTGATCGAAATATCGCAGCTTATTCCTGTTCCGATTGCTGCGGTTAGTAAAATTTTAGTTGGTTGCTTGTGCTTTGTCTGCAGCATTTATCCTTGTTACATTGTGAGGGCATATCGAGGTATCAACCGGTGCAAACCTGCGTTGCAGCGCCCGGGCTCCATTGTAAAACATATCCGGCAGGTTTGGCTTGCACGGGAATGATTTTTAAATTGATCAGGTATAATGTTATCGAGGTAAAAAAGTATAAGTTATTTCTGCCGGTTATAATATTAGGGCAAATACCAACCGCTGGTAAAACCCACATGTACAATAAGTAATTTATACATCAAAATCCGTACTTAATACATTGATTTAGTTTTTGATATATATGATTTTTATAAGTTGAACAGGTGCCTGTATTGATTGCTTTAAATAGCGTATAATTTATAAGGTATCTGCCTGTTTTTGTGGTGATTGTAAAAATAGTATCAAGTGAGCATCAATATAATTATCCGGCTGCCTTATTATAAATTGATACTGATTAACCACATATCTGTGTTAGCCATCAGTACTATCGTCCTTTTATTGGTGGCTTTGGCATTCGCTTTCAATCTATATTATTTAAAGCGTCACAGTAACTTCCTGTTAATTGAAAAGCAAAAGGAAATTAATGAACAAAACCAAAGCCTGCAGCTTTTAATTGCCGATAAAGACCGCTTAATTGACGAAAAAAACTGGCTGCTAAAAGAAGTGCATCACCGGGTTAAAAACAACCTGCAAATAGTGATGAGCCTGCTCAATACCCAATCGGCTTTTTTAAAAAATAATGCCGCGCTTACCGCCATCCGTGAAAGCCAAAACCGGGTTCAATCAATAGCTCTTATTCATCAAAAATTGTATGCCAGCTTAAGCGTGGCTTATATTGATATAGCTGTTTACATTAATGAACTGATTAATTACCTGGGCGATAGTTATGATGTATATGACAAGGGCATCAGGTTTGAACAAACTATTGAGCCTGTAAAAATGGATGTAACCCAGGCTATTCCGGTAGGCCTTATGCTTAATGAGGCCATAACCAATGCCATTAAATATGCTTTTGCAGGTGCTAAAGGAACCATTAAAATAGGCCTCGAAACACTGGATGATGCGCACATTATACTACAAATAAGTGATAATGGCATAGGCCTGCCCGCAGACTTTGATATTAAGGAAGCATCATCATTAGGTATGGAAATGATGAAGGCGCTAAGCAAGCAACTTGATGGTGATTTTAAAATAGAAAGCAACAATGGTGTATTGATTACGCTTGTTTTTGGTGCCGAAAAAAAATT
The sequence above is a segment of the Mucilaginibacter celer genome. Coding sequences within it:
- a CDS encoding hexameric tyrosine-coordinated heme protein; protein product: MSESVELIPGNTLITATPQEGRELAIKMARLIIKVTQPDAEVRGRLRGIYAEDAAMLIAVGQTVATEFAVIAAANNYWR
- a CDS encoding AraC family transcriptional regulator, which produces MKHFNDFAPLPFEKAASCLPFKIHTIQSVRDNGIDLPNNYFMLIWITAGSGHYRLNLQKQGISINQLLLIKPGQLHDLNFGGGLQGYVISFTDSFLDADDYGRETTYGHFYQLFSMMQSTTIDAELAEDMLDITEIMMKEYSRHNLYRAEILKRYFKIFLIYLSRQFEAVSQPAKPSRNTEILQNFTGLLEKNFREYKMVSDYADQLSVTPNYLNEVVKKLTGQSAGHHIRQRVASEAKRQAVYPDSCMKQIAYDLGFCDLAHFSKFFKNATGTNFSDYRKQGTLLQPAI
- a CDS encoding sensor histidine kinase; the encoded protein is MSINIIIRLPYYKLILINHISVLAISTIVLLLVALAFAFNLYYLKRHSNFLLIEKQKEINEQNQSLQLLIADKDRLIDEKNWLLKEVHHRVKNNLQIVMSLLNTQSAFLKNNAALTAIRESQNRVQSIALIHQKLYASLSVAYIDIAVYINELINYLGDSYDVYDKGIRFEQTIEPVKMDVTQAIPVGLMLNEAITNAIKYAFAGAKGTIKIGLETLDDAHIILQISDNGIGLPADFDIKEASSLGMEMMKALSKQLDGDFKIESNNGVLITLVFGAEKKFGNLDNEDS